A window of uncultured Methanoregula sp. genomic DNA:
TGGAGTCCATCTCATTGACGAGGGAACAAACCCGAACGGCAACCCCGTGGCTGGGCGCCCCGCGGGGGGCGGCCCGCGCGGCCCGCGCGGACGAGGCCTTTCACGGCGCGACCTGCCCGCACTTCCGGCGCGTGCTGGCCGACCTGGCCCCCGCCAAACCGGCGGACGTCGAGTTGCGCCGCCTTTACGAGCAAACCCGGGAGGATGCCGAGACGAAGACCGAACTGCTGCGCGAGATCAACCACCGGGTCAAAAACAATCTCATCAGCATCCTGGGCCTGATTCGGGCCGAGCAACTCTACACCCCCAACCGGGAAGACCGCCCCGTGGTGCGGGATGCCCTCGAACATTTGAACCAGCGGGTGCGGGGCCTCATCGAGGTGCATCAAATGCTCTCCGAAACCCAGTGGCGTCCCATGCGCCTGTCCGAGTTGGCGGAGCGGATCATCAGCGCGGTGGCCGATTCGCTCGGCCCCAGCAAGCAGATCGCCGTGGCCGTCACCCCGTCCCCGGTGCTCGTGTCCCCGCGGCAGGCCAACAGCTTGGCCTTGGCGCTCAACGAACTGGCCACCAACACCCTCAAATACGGCGCCGCCGGACGCATGATGACGCGGGTGACCGTGCGCCTGGACCCCGAGGATGAATTCATCCGCCTCGAGTACCGGGACGACGGCCCGGGGTTTCCCGCCGACATCCTCAACCGCCAGCGCCAGGGCGTGGGGCTCGTGTTGCTGCAACAGTTGACCACCGGCGCCTTTCGCGGCTCCTTGACCCTGGCCAACGACCACGGCGCCGTGGCCGTCCTGCGCATCAAGT
This region includes:
- a CDS encoding sensor histidine kinase, which produces MESISLTREQTRTATPWLGAPRGAARAARADEAFHGATCPHFRRVLADLAPAKPADVELRRLYEQTREDAETKTELLREINHRVKNNLISILGLIRAEQLYTPNREDRPVVRDALEHLNQRVRGLIEVHQMLSETQWRPMRLSELAERIISAVADSLGPSKQIAVAVTPSPVLVSPRQANSLALALNELATNTLKYGAAGRMMTRVTVRLDPEDEFIRLEYRDDGPGFPADILNRQRQGVGLVLLQQLTTGAFRGSLTLANDHGAVAVLRIKSEEVHRT